The Paenibacillus sp. FSL W8-0426 region CTGGCCCGTTCGGACAACAGGTGAAGCAGGCCGTGGTTGATTTCGTTCAAGCGGCTTCTTAACGTTTCGAGCTCGGTATTCTGTTCCATGGACAATGCACTCCTTCGACATTTGGATTGGTTCTGATTCGCAAAAAACAAAAAAAGCCCTTCATCCGCAAGGGACGAAGAAGCCGTGGTACCACCCTAATTAGAAACGGCAGCGCTGCCTTGCAGCGAGCTGTTTCTCACTTAACCTTTTAACGCAAGGATACGGATTGTCCTAGGAGCTGTAGAAACCCTGAAAAGGTTAGCCCTTCAGCAATCGGCTCGGGAGTGAACTTCGGCGGCATGCTGCTTTCGGGTGCTTTCAGTCTCCGGCACCGCGTCCCTGTGATGAACATGTAATCCGCGTACTCTTTCCGTCATAGCTTTTATAAAGTAATTTTATTCTGATCCCGTCAATAGGTGACATGAAATGAATTGAAGTCATAATAGCATGCTCCGGAATTGATCGCAAGATGACGGATTGACGCATTCATGTGATAAAGTAAATAGACTCATTCGCCATGGGACAGGGATTCGCAGTATAATATAAATAATGACGATTATTATGCAATTTCTGCAAAAGGGGTAATTATGAACAAAACGATTTCGGATATCGCCCAATTGGCGGGAGTCGCAAAGAGCACGGTTTCCCGGTTCCTCAACGGTGGATCGGTCAGCGAGGATACCCGCCAACGCATTGAGCGGATTATCAAACAATACAACTACGTCCCCAACACCTTTGCCCAAAGCTTGAAGGCCAAGCGGGCAAGCATCATCGGCACAGTTGTCCCGCGCCTGGACTCCTTTGCCACGTCCCAGACGCTGATCGGCATCGATGAGGAACTGCGCAGCAACCAATACCAGATGCTGATTGCAAACACAAGCCAGGACATGCAGCGGGAGATTGACGCCATTTACGATTTTGCCAGACAGAAAGTTTCCGGCATCATCCTGCTTGCGGCCGAGGTGACGGAAGCACATCTGAAAGCGGTGGACGACATCGCCATTCCGGTCATTTTGGTCGGACAGCAGCATGAACGGCTTCATAGCGTCGTACATAATGACGACCAGGCCGGTTATGAAATGGGCAAGCATGTGCTGCAAAACGGACATCGCGAGATCAGTTATTTGGGTGTAACCGAACGGGATCAGGCCGTGGGCATTCACCGGAAGCAAGGGTTTCGGCGTGCCATCGCGGAATGTCCAGGATGTAATGTAACCTACCATGAGTCGAGCTTTAAGATGTCGGAGGCAGCACATACGGCTGAGCAGGTGTTAAACAACGATAGGTCATCGATGGTTGTATGCGCAACAGACAATATTGCGTTGGCCGTGATGAAAACGGCTTTTGCCGCCAAAAGGCAGATTCCGCAGGATATATCCGTGAGCGGTTTCGGTGGATATGACATCACGGAGATGATCAATCCTGCGCTGACCACGGTACGATACCATTATACTCAGGCCGGGAGAATCGCGGCCAGCCACATTATCCGGCTTGTTGCGGGAGAACCGGTGGAGAAGTGCGCCGTGCTCGACGTGGAGCTGATTTCCCGAGAAAGCGTTGACAAATTATAAAAAAATCCTTTATGATAGTCCCATCGAACCGGTTCCAAACTTCTGCGGAAAAGCAGGAACCTTGAGAAGAATTCCTGATGGGATTATTTTTTTGCGTTGTTCGGAACCGGTTCCGTTCTTGGACGAAAACAGCAATGGCAAGGGTGGGAGTACTCGATATGAAAATGACCCGAGAACGGCTTTACCGTCGGCTTGAACAGGCCGATCCAGGTGAATTGCGCAAACTTGAAGCGCTCATCGCCGCATGTCCGTGGCGGCAGCAGTATCATATTCAGCCCCAAACGGGGCTGCTGAACGACCCGAACGGTTTTGCCTTTTACCAAGGCTATTATCACCTGTTCTATCAATGGTTCCCGCTTGGAACGGAGCATGGCATGAAGTATTGGTACCACGTTCGCTCCAGTGATCTCGTGCATTGGGAAGACAGGGGAATCGGCATCCATCCGGGCGATCCACAGGATTCGCATGGTGCCTATTCGGGCAGCGCCATCGAGAAGGATGGCAAACTGATGCTGATGTATACAGGCAATACAAGGGATGAACGATGGATCAGGCATCCGTACCAATGCCTTGCGGTCATGGATGAAGATGATGTGGTGATTAAACTCGAAACCCCTGTTATCCCGGCCGTGCCGCCTGGATACACGGACCATTTCAGGGACCCGAAGGTATGGCAAGACGGAGAATGGTATTACTGTATCATAGGAGCCCAGCGCGAGAACGAGACCGGCTGCGCCGTGTTATATCGCTCGCACGACATGTTGGAATGGACGCTTTTGGGCGAGCTGCGGACGAATTTGAATGAATTCGGATATATGTGGGAGTGTCCGGATTATATGGAGCTGGATGGCCAGGGTGTACTGATTTTTTGCCCACAAGGGTTGCAACCGGAAGGGGATCGATACAACAACATCTATCAATCCGGCTATCTCATCGGTGAAGCGCTCGATCCGGAAACGTTAACATTCAACCACGGCGATTTCAGGGAACTGGATCGCGGGTTTGATTTCTATGCACCCCAGACGATGGCAGCTCCGGATGGCAGACGCATACTTGTCGGATGGATGGGATTGCCCGATCTGGCGTATCCGACGGACGGCAGCGGTTGGGCGCATTGCCTGACGATTCCGCGGCAGCTGAGCATTAGAGACGACAAACTCATTCAACAGCCCGTCGATGAAATGGTGAAGCTGCGCATGACCGAAACGAAGCAGACCGTCGGCGTGACCCTTGAAAACGAAACCAGAACAATCCCTGGCTTCGCCGGCACGGCGTTTGAACTGGACTGCATCATTGACAGCTGCGATGC contains the following coding sequences:
- a CDS encoding LacI family DNA-binding transcriptional regulator — protein: MNKTISDIAQLAGVAKSTVSRFLNGGSVSEDTRQRIERIIKQYNYVPNTFAQSLKAKRASIIGTVVPRLDSFATSQTLIGIDEELRSNQYQMLIANTSQDMQREIDAIYDFARQKVSGIILLAAEVTEAHLKAVDDIAIPVILVGQQHERLHSVVHNDDQAGYEMGKHVLQNGHREISYLGVTERDQAVGIHRKQGFRRAIAECPGCNVTYHESSFKMSEAAHTAEQVLNNDRSSMVVCATDNIALAVMKTAFAAKRQIPQDISVSGFGGYDITEMINPALTTVRYHYTQAGRIAASHIIRLVAGEPVEKCAVLDVELISRESVDKL
- a CDS encoding sucrose-6-phosphate hydrolase — its product is MKMTRERLYRRLEQADPGELRKLEALIAACPWRQQYHIQPQTGLLNDPNGFAFYQGYYHLFYQWFPLGTEHGMKYWYHVRSSDLVHWEDRGIGIHPGDPQDSHGAYSGSAIEKDGKLMLMYTGNTRDERWIRHPYQCLAVMDEDDVVIKLETPVIPAVPPGYTDHFRDPKVWQDGEWYYCIIGAQRENETGCAVLYRSHDMLEWTLLGELRTNLNEFGYMWECPDYMELDGQGVLIFCPQGLQPEGDRYNNIYQSGYLIGEALDPETLTFNHGDFRELDRGFDFYAPQTMAAPDGRRILVGWMGLPDLAYPTDGSGWAHCLTIPRQLSIRDDKLIQQPVDEMVKLRMTETKQTVGVTLENETRTIPGFAGTAFELDCIIDSCDADRFGIEFRSSEQEKTVIWYDRAEQKLVLDRSSSGAALAEANGSVRRCSLSGETIRLRMFVDTSSVEIFVNEGEEVFTSRIFPSQTSDGIRFFAHGGRATFKASKWDYEHQNAKR